The following proteins are encoded in a genomic region of Nicotiana sylvestris chromosome 4, ASM39365v2, whole genome shotgun sequence:
- the LOC104235421 gene encoding uncharacterized protein → MQSSKNEHSLGLADYVGVESYVDLKSDLNLEPYKWFSGSGGGGFERREEVRMAMKREKQKEKVEREYPPSIPWLAHTENLPTSQMPWVMKRYYTPDGRLIIKEEKVKRFEYFEAHRTNGRLMVNLVPLNDDVSGSDDDDEDCVCDDGDVAVTDGCNQVKVDRTEEKESTLVNGGGTPVIGGGGSGGGSKCSSLFSLGVPVPAIRPVHT, encoded by the coding sequence aTGCAGTCATCCAAAAATGAACATTCACTAGGTTTGGCTGATTATGTTGGTGTTGAGAGCTATGTTGATTTAAAATCTGATTTGAATTTGGAACCCTATAAGTGGTTCAGCGGCAGCGGTGGCGGCGGATTTGAGAGAAGGGAAGAAGTGAGAATGGCGATGAAGAGAGAGAAGCAGAAGgagaaagtagagagagaatATCCGCCGTCGATACCGTGGCTGGCGCACACGGAGAATTTGCCGACTTCACAAATGCCGTGGGTGATGAAGAGGTATTATACACCTGACGGCAGATTGATTATCAAAGAAGAGAAGGTGAAAAGGTTTGAGTATTTCGAGGCTCACCGTACTAATGGACGATTAATGGTTAATCTCGTCCCATTAAACGATGACGTTTCGGGTTCCGACGATGATGATGAAGATTGTGTATGTGATGATGGCGATGTGGCTGTAACGGATGGTTGTAATCAGGTGAAAGTTGATCGGACGGAGGAGAAAGAATCGACATTGGTGAATGGTGGTGGTACTCCGGTGATCGGCGGCGGTGGAAGTGGAGGAGGAAGCAAGTGTTCGAGTTTATTTTCGTTAGGTGTACCTGTACCGGCGATAAGGCCAGTTCATACATAA
- the LOC104235412 gene encoding large ribosomal subunit protein eL30z-like, with translation MATTGKKTKKTHESINSRLALVMKSGKYSLGYKTVLKTLRSSKGKLILISNNCPPLRKSEIEYYAMLAKVGVHHFNGNNVDLGTACGKYFRVSCLSIIDPGDSDIIKSLPGDH, from the exons AGGGAAGAAAACGAAGAAGACCCATGAGAGCATCAATAGTAGGTTAGCTCTGGTAATGAAGAGTGGCAAGTACTCTCTCGGTTACAAGACCGTTCTCAAGACTCTCAGGAGCTCCAAAG GGAAGTTGATATTGATATCTAACAACTGCCCACCATTGAGAAAGTCAGAGATTGAGTACTATGCTATGCTTGCTAAAGTTGGTGTTCATCATTTCAATGGAA ACAATGTTGATCTTGGAACAGCATGTGGGAAGTATTTCCGTGTTTCATGCCTCAGCATCATTGACCCAG GTGATTCGGACATCATCAAGTCTCTGCCTGGTGATCACTAA